A single genomic interval of Armigeres subalbatus isolate Guangzhou_Male chromosome 1, GZ_Asu_2, whole genome shotgun sequence harbors:
- the LOC134212905 gene encoding uncharacterized protein LOC134212905: MGHSGCDRSIRRERIMHRLQLLEEEHQRRMAMYDEVSRQSRLEYQRKLEEIEQAAKCAARRIKLQYEARRNTRKIRCDGREDVGDKNPVQQNSLSDRTQSNHQLSPADHQFPTTMSQPSNVVTGGDQVVPSQKSVPEVCLKPLSPLVVSVEMMNSHTSMDTATMCTISQRNQTDQLSYNRCVEYVSFAEIDSSSDEENNEQFRSMKPLNVSPGAILNTCKGGLNTIEPAEFATENINKNHICPFRERINRNTGTIESADKVMWTSNTMLVTQLKFNHNYTIFVNTVSHTSIRLSSISNRLIARKMVLERSVLIIDVDGRNTDNIGFDPGGIHETIEYSI, encoded by the coding sequence ATGGGACATTCTGGCTGTGATAGAAGTATCCGTAGAGAACGGATTATGCATCGGCTGCAGTTGCTCGAAGAGGAACACCAGCGGCGAATGGCAATGTACGACGAAGTAAGTCGACAATCACGGCTGGAATACCAGAGGAAACTTGAGGAGATTGAGCAGGCGGCGAAGTGTGCTGCTAGAAGAATCAAACTGCAGTATGAAGCTAGAAGGAATACGAGGAAAATTAGGTGCGATGGCAGGGAAGATGTCGGCGATAAAAATCCTGTGCAGCAGAATTCGCTCAGTGACAGAACCCAGTCAAATCATCAGCTATCCCCGGCTGATCATCAGTTTCCAACAACTATGTCTCAACCCTCGAATGTAGTCACCGGCGGGGATCAAGTGGTTCCTAGTCAAAAATCTGTACCCGAAGTGTGTTTAAAACCATTATCTCCGCTCGTAGTTAGTGTGGAAATGATGAACTCACACACATCGATGGATACTGCAACGATGTGCACGATTTCCCAACGTAATCAGACAGACCAGCTGTCGTACAATCGATGCGTCGAATATGTATCGTTCGCTGAAATAGACTCAAGCTCTGATGAAGAAAACAATGAACAGTTTCGTAGTATGAAACCCCTGAATGTATCTCCAGGGGCAATATTAAACACTTGCAAGGGAGGGCTAAATACCATCGAGCCGGCAGAGTTTGCAAcggaaaatataaataaaaatcacaTCTGCCCGTTTCGAGAGAGGATAAACCGCAATACTGGAACTATTGAAAGTGCTGACAAAGTGATGTGGACATCCAATACGATGTTGGTTACTCAGTTGAAGTTTAACCACaactatacaatatttgtaaatACGGTATCGCACACTTCTATACGTCTCAGCTCTATATCAAATAGATTAATAGCGCGGAAGATGGTGCTTGAACGAAGTGTACTAATAATAGACGTTGATGGTAGAAATACCGATAACATTGGGTTtgatccaggaggaattcatgagACGATCGAGTACTCGATCTAG